A genome region from Leptospira langatensis includes the following:
- a CDS encoding LIC10260 family lipoprotein: MKTFKLLLILALFLSLACQSVQYPGPLTYIAVDQPVGKIDTSQSQKAIFKKSRVGFLYRSPVGVADYLKEAESRGAGQIQRNGDVVMRVPFCILFFCIGSDSITVRGK; encoded by the coding sequence ATGAAGACGTTCAAACTTCTTTTGATTTTGGCATTATTTCTATCACTTGCCTGCCAAAGCGTTCAATATCCCGGTCCTTTAACGTACATTGCTGTCGATCAACCTGTAGGAAAAATCGATACCTCCCAGTCTCAAAAGGCCATTTTTAAAAAGTCGAGAGTCGGCTTTCTATATCGGAGCCCCGTTGGAGTCGCAGATTATCTGAAAGAAGCGGAGAGCAGAGGGGCAGGCCAAATCCAACGTAACGGGGATGTGGTAATGCGAGTTCCTTTTTGTATCCTTTTCTTCTGCATTGGATCTGACAGCATCACAGTGCGTGGAAAATAA
- a CDS encoding IspD/TarI family cytidylyltransferase — MKSWLPSGNVHVLLLSGGTGSRMGSSLPKQFLELQGKPLLLYSLESLLEWGKTKSIILVSHRDYIEKTEKICAPFLRDWDRIVEGGETRHASTLAGLSCLQIANEDIILVHDAARPFVLGDDLDRLAHAAETEGVATLATRNYETVLEEQKDSFHFLDREKIWFMKTPQAIRGDILKKLPKEIQGFEPTDLCTWTEFRGIPSKLVESHPYNLKITQPEDLALAEAILPLFRALVKN, encoded by the coding sequence ATGAAGTCCTGGTTGCCCTCGGGTAATGTGCATGTACTGCTTCTCTCGGGAGGAACAGGCTCCCGAATGGGAAGTTCCTTGCCGAAGCAATTCTTGGAATTGCAAGGGAAGCCACTATTACTGTATAGCTTAGAATCTTTGCTCGAGTGGGGAAAGACCAAGAGCATTATCTTGGTATCTCATAGGGATTATATAGAAAAGACTGAAAAGATCTGTGCTCCTTTTCTGAGGGACTGGGACAGAATCGTAGAAGGCGGAGAAACGAGGCACGCTTCTACGTTAGCCGGTCTTTCCTGTTTGCAGATCGCAAACGAGGATATCATTCTGGTTCACGATGCCGCGAGGCCTTTCGTTCTAGGGGACGATCTGGATAGACTCGCTCACGCTGCCGAAACTGAGGGAGTGGCCACGCTAGCGACCCGAAACTACGAAACAGTCTTAGAGGAACAAAAGGATAGTTTTCATTTTCTGGATCGGGAGAAGATCTGGTTCATGAAAACACCCCAGGCAATCCGAGGCGATATACTGAAGAAGTTGCCGAAAGAGATCCAAGGCTTCGAGCCCACGGATCTATGTACTTGGACGGAGTTCCGGGGAATTCCGTCCAAACTTGTGGAATCGCATCCGTACAATCTAAAAATCACGCAGCCCGAGGATCTGGCATTAGCGGAGGCAATTTTACCGCTTTTTCGAGCTCTCGTAAAAAATTAG